Proteins co-encoded in one Haloarcula pelagica genomic window:
- the htpX gene encoding zinc metalloprotease HtpX, whose protein sequence is MQWQTDWGLRGRMVLTMFLLFGLYIVFLGFLTLYFGDRLLPIVLVMGLFLGGQFFFSDKLALYSMGAREVDADEYPELHRAVERLSQQADLPKPKVAVADSRVPNAFATGRSQKNAAVCVTTGIMNTLDQEELEGVIAHELAHVKNRDVMVMTIASFLSTIAFLIVRWGWLFAGGRDRGGQQGAPVIVAILASLVVWIVSFLLIRTLSRYREFAADRGAAVITGKPSALATALMKIDSGMEKVPKDDLRSQSEMNAFFIIPIRADWIGRLFSTHPSTEKRIDRLRDLERELEGR, encoded by the coding sequence ATGCAGTGGCAAACCGACTGGGGACTCCGGGGCCGGATGGTCCTGACGATGTTCCTCCTCTTTGGCCTGTACATCGTCTTCCTGGGCTTTCTGACCCTGTACTTCGGCGATCGACTGCTCCCGATCGTCCTCGTCATGGGGCTGTTCCTGGGCGGGCAGTTCTTCTTCAGCGACAAGCTCGCGCTGTACTCGATGGGGGCCAGGGAGGTCGACGCCGACGAGTACCCCGAACTCCACCGGGCGGTCGAACGGCTCTCCCAGCAGGCGGACCTCCCGAAGCCGAAAGTCGCCGTCGCCGACTCGCGGGTGCCAAACGCCTTCGCGACCGGCCGCTCTCAGAAGAACGCGGCCGTCTGCGTGACGACGGGGATCATGAACACCCTCGATCAGGAGGAACTGGAGGGGGTCATCGCCCACGAACTCGCCCACGTCAAGAACCGCGACGTGATGGTGATGACCATCGCCTCCTTTCTCTCGACGATCGCCTTCCTCATCGTCCGGTGGGGGTGGCTGTTCGCGGGCGGCCGTGACCGGGGCGGCCAGCAGGGCGCGCCGGTGATCGTCGCCATCCTGGCGTCGCTGGTGGTCTGGATCGTCTCGTTCCTGCTCATCCGGACGCTCTCCCGGTACCGGGAGTTCGCCGCCGACCGCGGCGCCGCGGTCATCACCGGCAAGCCCTCGGCGCTGGCGACCGCGCTCATGAAGATCGACAGCGGCATGGAGAAGGTGCCAAAGGACGACCTCCGCAGCCAGTCGGAGATGAACGCCTTCTTCATCATCCCGATCCGGGCAGACTGGATCGGGCGCCTGTTCAGCACCCACCCCTCGACCGAGAAGCGCATCGACCGCCTGCGCGACCTCGAACGGGAACTGGAAGGGCGCTAG